The following proteins are encoded in a genomic region of Hoeflea phototrophica DFL-43:
- a CDS encoding DUF2007 domain-containing protein: MHDLIRTNDPVLISFVESLMRDAGIGCLVADSGMSILEGSVGIIPRRILVDAEMASQARRIVIDAGLENELRPWGDRDEGR, translated from the coding sequence ATGCATGATCTTATCCGCACCAATGACCCGGTGCTTATCTCCTTTGTCGAGAGCCTGATGCGTGACGCGGGCATTGGCTGTCTCGTTGCGGACAGCGGCATGAGCATTCTGGAAGGGTCGGTGGGCATCATTCCGCGCCGGATTCTGGTGGATGCGGAAATGGCGTCCCAGGCCCGCCGGATTGTCATCGACGCGGGTCTTGAGAATGAGCTTCGGCCGTGGGGCGACCGTGACGAAGGCCGCTGA
- a CDS encoding polyprenyl synthetase family protein, which translates to MGVVVSLEDGKQRDASVKPLVDKTRGDMERVNQLILSKAGSDVAMIPEVANHLISSGGKRLRPMLTLASATMFGYSGDFHIKLATSVEFMHTATLLHDDVVDESDLRRGRSTARMIWGNQASVLVGDFLLGQAFKMMVEVGSLEALDVLSTAAAVIAEGEVLQLSVAKNMETTEDDYLSVIRAKTAALFSAACEVGPIIAETSKAERSALRSYGINLGLAFQLIDDVLDYGGSANDLGKNVGDDFREGKITLPVVLAYRRGSEAERAFWREAIEGGKNDDAALEKALGLITKYGSLKDTMARAEHYASIARDALAPLPDSDEKAALLEVIAFCLNRAN; encoded by the coding sequence GTGGGCGTAGTCGTATCACTGGAAGATGGAAAACAACGTGACGCTTCGGTCAAGCCACTGGTCGACAAGACCCGCGGTGACATGGAGCGCGTCAACCAGTTGATCTTGTCCAAGGCCGGTTCGGATGTGGCGATGATTCCCGAGGTCGCGAACCATCTGATTTCTTCAGGTGGAAAGCGGCTCAGGCCGATGCTGACGCTCGCTTCGGCCACCATGTTCGGCTACAGCGGCGACTTCCATATCAAGCTCGCCACTTCGGTCGAATTCATGCACACCGCAACATTGCTGCATGACGACGTGGTCGATGAAAGCGATCTGCGGCGCGGACGCTCGACAGCGCGGATGATCTGGGGCAACCAGGCAAGCGTTCTGGTTGGCGACTTCCTGCTCGGACAGGCCTTCAAGATGATGGTCGAAGTCGGCTCGCTCGAGGCGCTTGATGTGCTCTCCACCGCCGCCGCCGTGATCGCTGAGGGCGAGGTCCTGCAGCTGTCGGTGGCCAAGAACATGGAAACCACCGAGGACGACTATCTCTCGGTGATCCGCGCCAAGACGGCGGCCCTGTTTTCAGCGGCCTGCGAGGTCGGCCCGATCATCGCCGAGACCAGCAAGGCCGAACGCAGCGCGCTGCGCTCCTACGGGATCAATCTGGGGCTGGCGTTCCAGCTCATTGACGATGTGCTTGATTATGGCGGCTCGGCCAATGATCTGGGCAAGAATGTCGGCGATGACTTCCGGGAGGGCAAGATCACCCTGCCGGTGGTTCTGGCCTACCGGCGCGGTTCGGAAGCCGAACGCGCGTTCTGGCGCGAGGCCATCGAGGGCGGCAAGAACGACGATGCGGCGCTGGAGAAAGCGCTCGGCCTGATCACCAAATATGGCAGCCTCAAGGACACTATGGCGCGGGCAGAGCACTATGCATCGATTGCGCGTGACGCGCTCGCACCGCTGCCTGATTCGGACGAGAAAGCAGCGCTTCTGGAAGTCATTGCCTTCTGCCTGAACCGGGCCAACTAG